The DNA segment TTAAATGAATCATTTGCAATTACAAGAGAAGCTTCAAAAAGAGTTTTAAATATGAGACCATACGATGTTCAGCTTATTGGAGCGATGGTCTTAAATGATGGAAGAATTGCAGAGATGAAAACAGGTGAAGGAAAAACTCTAGTTGGTTCTATTGCAGTTTGTTTAAATGCACTAACGGGAAAAGGTGTACATGTTGTAACTGTAAATGATTATTTAGCATCTAGAGATGCAAATGAATTAAAACCTTTATATGAATTTTTAGGTTTCAGCGTTGGTGCTTTAACTGATTCAATCAGAGATGATAAAGAGAGAAGAGAACAATATAATTGTGATATAACTTATGCAACAAATAGCTCTTTAGGATTTGATTATCTAAGAGATAACATGGTTTATGATTTAAAAGATAAAGTTCAAAGAGGTCATAACTTTGTAATAGTTGATGAAGTTGACTCTATCTTAATTGACGAAGCAAGAACACCACTTATTATTAGTGGTCCAACAAACCACAAAAACTCTAACTATGTGAAAGCAAATGAAATAGCTTTAAAACTAGTTAGAGGAGAAATGATTGAACCTAAAAATCCTGCTGATAAACCAATAACGACAGGTGATTTTATAGTAGATGAGAAAAATAGATCTGTTGTTTTAACTGAGCAAGGACATGAACAAGCTGAACTTTTGTTTGGAGTTGAGAATCTATACTCTATTGAAAATGCAATGCTTTCTCATTCTCTTGATCAAGCTTTAAAAGCAAACTATATTTTTCAAAAAGATGTTGATTATGTTGTAAAAGATGATCAAATCATTATCGTTGATGAGTTTACAGGAAGACTTAGTGAGGGAAGAAGATTTAGTGAAGGTCTACACCAAGCACTTGAAGCAAAAGAAAAAGTTGCTATCCAAGATGAAAGTCAAACTCTAGCAGATACTACATACCAAAACTATTTTAGAATGTATGAAAAGCTTTCAGGAATGACAGGTACTGCTCAAACTGAAGCAACAGAATTTGCACAAATTTATAATTTAGATGTTGTATCAATACCTACAAATTTAAAAGTTCAAAGAGTTGATAGAAGTGATTTAATTTATAAAACTGAAAGAGAAAAATTTGAAGCAGTTTGTAAAAAAATAAAAGAATACCATGAGAAAGGGCAACCTGTTCTAGTAGGAACTGCTAGTATAGAAAAAAGTGAACAACTGCATAAAATTTTAGCTGAAAAAAAAATACCTCATACTGTATTAAATGCAAAACAACATGAAAAAGAAGGAAAAATCATTGCTGATGCAGGACAAAAAGGTGCTGTAACAATTGCTACAAATATGGCAGGAAGAGGTGTTGATATTAAATTAACTCAAGAAATCTTAGCTCTTGGTGGTTTAGCAATTATTGGTACAGAAAGACATGAAAGTAGAAGAATTGATAATCAGCTTAGAGGAAGAAGTGGAAGACAAGGAGATGTTGGAGAATCACAATTTTATCTATCTTTAGAAGATAATCTTTTAAGAATTTTTGGAAGTGATAAAATAAAAAGAATCATGGAAAGACTTGGTATTAAAGATGGTGAATACATAGAGTCGAAAATGGTTACAAGAGCTGTTGAAAATGCTCAAAAGAAAGTTGAATCAATGCACTTTGAAAGTAGAAAACATCTTTTAGAATATGATGATGTAGCAAATGAACAAAGAAAAGTTATTTATGCTTTTAGAAATGATTTATTAAAAGAAGATTATAACATTGGTTCAAAAATAGATGAAAATAGAGTTGATTATGTACAAAATCTTCTATCTCATGCAAATATTTTCCAAGGAATGAGTGAAGAAGAATTTAATTATAAAGAAATTGTTGCAAAATTCAAAGAAGAACTTCACTTTATAATTGAAGAAAAAGATATAAAAAGTGAAGACTATGACTCTTTAGAAAATAGATTAATTACTATTTTAAAAGATGTTTATGAACAAAAAATGAGTGTAGTTGATACAAAACAAAGAAGTGAAATAGAAAGAATATTATATCTTCAAATTTTAGACAATGCTTGGAGAGAACACTTATATTCAATGGATACTTTAAAAACTGGTATTGGACTTAGAGGTTACAACCAAAAAGATCCTCTTGTTGAGTATAAAAAAGAGTCTTACAATATGTTTGTTGAATTAGTTTCTAACATTAAATTAGAAATTATTAAAATACTTTTTGCTGTACAGCTTCAAAGTAAGGAAGATAAAGAAAAAGAGCAAGAAGCTTTAAATAGAATGAAAGCTTCTATGGAAAAAGCAACAGAACATCAAACAACAAATAAAGCAAGAGAAGCTGTTTTAAACAGTGATAAAAAAATTGCAAGAAATGATCCTTGCCCTTGTGGAAGTGGTTTAAAATATAAACAATGTTGTGGAAAAAGTGGTCCAAAAATAGGACTTGCAGCAGGAAATTAATTTGAATAAAGCTTTAGTAAATTTTATCGTAAAAAAATATTTAAGATTTGATAAAAAAAATCCATTTATCTCTGTAAGTGCTATTCTAGCATTTATTGGAGTTGCTATTGGTGTTATGGTTTTAATTTTATCAATGGCGATTATGAATGGTACAGCAAAAGAGTTTGAAAGAAAACTCTTTACTATGAATTATCCACTTACTATTTACCCAAAAATGGCAAATACTGTAAATGAAGAGTTATTAAATAAACTTACAAAAGAGTATCCAAATCTTAAATTTTCAC comes from the Aliarcobacter cibarius genome and includes:
- the secA gene encoding preprotein translocase subunit SecA — translated: MLNVFSKVFGTRNDRIVNKYRKRANEITLLEKRYQELSDDELKSEFNKLKTSVQNKEKSLDDVLNESFAITREASKRVLNMRPYDVQLIGAMVLNDGRIAEMKTGEGKTLVGSIAVCLNALTGKGVHVVTVNDYLASRDANELKPLYEFLGFSVGALTDSIRDDKERREQYNCDITYATNSSLGFDYLRDNMVYDLKDKVQRGHNFVIVDEVDSILIDEARTPLIISGPTNHKNSNYVKANEIALKLVRGEMIEPKNPADKPITTGDFIVDEKNRSVVLTEQGHEQAELLFGVENLYSIENAMLSHSLDQALKANYIFQKDVDYVVKDDQIIIVDEFTGRLSEGRRFSEGLHQALEAKEKVAIQDESQTLADTTYQNYFRMYEKLSGMTGTAQTEATEFAQIYNLDVVSIPTNLKVQRVDRSDLIYKTEREKFEAVCKKIKEYHEKGQPVLVGTASIEKSEQLHKILAEKKIPHTVLNAKQHEKEGKIIADAGQKGAVTIATNMAGRGVDIKLTQEILALGGLAIIGTERHESRRIDNQLRGRSGRQGDVGESQFYLSLEDNLLRIFGSDKIKRIMERLGIKDGEYIESKMVTRAVENAQKKVESMHFESRKHLLEYDDVANEQRKVIYAFRNDLLKEDYNIGSKIDENRVDYVQNLLSHANIFQGMSEEEFNYKEIVAKFKEELHFIIEEKDIKSEDYDSLENRLITILKDVYEQKMSVVDTKQRSEIERILYLQILDNAWREHLYSMDTLKTGIGLRGYNQKDPLVEYKKESYNMFVELVSNIKLEIIKILFAVQLQSKEDKEKEQEALNRMKASMEKATEHQTTNKAREAVLNSDKKIARNDPCPCGSGLKYKQCCGKSGPKIGLAAGN